In the Geoanaerobacter pelophilus genome, CCCGGTTTACCGATCTGGAAAATCGGCTGACCGCCCTGGAGATAAAGGGAACCTGCGTCAACCATGATGCGATGCATAAACAGGTTGATAAGGCCGTGAACAGCCTGGAATGGATTAAAGGGAAGGTAGACGGCATGAACCGAGCCGTTGACTTGTTAGTCGAGAACGAACTGAGGGGGGACAAGAAATGAGCTTCTCCGATATCATTTCCGAGCATATCCGGATCACCATTCTACGAGCGCTTAACGAGATCGGCGGCTACAGCTGCAATGAGTCGATACTTCATTCAATCGTGGCCCGATTCAAAATTATCGTCACCCGCGATCAGATTCGCATCCAGCTAGCCTGGCTCCAGGAGCAGGGGCTGGTTACCCTGGAGACCGTTGCTGAATTCTACGTGGCCACTATCACCCCACGCGGCATCGATGTCGCCGAGGGTAATGCTATTGTGCCGGGCATCAAGCGCCCGCATCCAAAGGGATAGCGGCTATGCCACAAGTATCGAGCATCGACAGATTACCGCCGGATATCAAGACTCAGTTGCAGCAGCTGCTCCAGGATCCCCGCGTCACCCAACTGGGAGCAACTGCCAAAATCAACGAGATACTGGCAGCTGACGGCCACCCTGAGCGGGTTAGTAAGTCCGCTGTCAATCGTTACTCCATGCAAATGGCCGAGGTAGGAGAAGAGCTGAGGCAAAGCCGAGAAATTGCCAACATGTGGATTGGCAAGCTGGGGACGGCCCCTGAGGGTAATGTGGGGATGCTGGCCATTGAGATCATTAAGACTATGTCTTTTGAGTTGGCTATGGTCCTTAAACGCGGCGATATGGACTCTGAGAGCGCACCCGGAACCATTAAAATGATCAAGGAACTCGCCCTCACCTGCATGCGGCTTGAGAAGTCGGCCAACGACAATATGAAGCGGGAGAAGGAGATCCGGACGCAATTTGCCGAAGAAGCGGCCAAAACCGCCAGCGAAACAGCACGGGCTGCAGGTGTCTCTCCGGATACAGTAGACAGGATCTGGAAAGAAGTGTTGAGGATGGCATGACCCACAAGGGCAACGCTAAAATTATACCGGCCAATCCGAACGGACTGTTTCTCCCGTTCCAGGAGAAGTGGATTAAGGATAATAGCCGGCTGAAGCTGGTAGAGAAATCGCGTCAGATTGGTTTCTCCTGGTCAACCTCATATCCATGTGTTGAACGCACGGCACTGCAGGGCGCTCGTTACGATCAATGGGTGTCAAGTCGAGATGAAATCCAAGCAAAGCTATTCCTGCTCGATTGCAAGATGTGGGCACAGGTATTCAGTATGGCGGCTGAAGATTTAGGGGAAGTCGTCATTGATGCAAAGAAGAAACTCTCTGCCCAGGTCCTGAAATTCGCTACTGATAGGTGCATCTACTCCATGAGTAGTAATCCGGATGCCCAGGCCGGCAAGCGCGGCGGGCGCGTCCTGGATGAATTTGCCCTGGGCGACGATCCACGGTTGATGTGGTCAATCGCCTATCCCGGCCTTACCTGGGGCGGCAGCATGGAAGTCATCTCTACTCATCGTGGCAGCGCCAACTTTTTCAATTTACTGATCCGGGAGATTCTGGAGAAAAACAACCCTAAGCGGATCAGCCATCATAAAGTAACCCTGCAGGATGCCCTTGAACAAGGATTCCTGTTTAAACTCCAGCAGGCTCTCCCCGAAGATGCCGAGCAGCAGACTATGGATGAAGCGGAGTATTTCGACTTCATCAAGAACGGCTGTGCCGATGAAGAATCGTTCCTGCAGGAATACATGTGCGTCCCTGGGGATGATGAAACCGCTTTCCTGGAATATGACCTGATTGCCAGGGCCGAGTACCCTGCTAATGAAAAGTGGGAAATTGAATCTCCGGAGGATTGCAAAGGCCGACAATTGTATGCCGGCATCGACATCGGCCGCACCAAGGACCTGACAGTAATCTGGATACTTGAGCTGCTTGGTGATGTGCTCTATACCCGCAAAGTGATCGAGTTGCGGAACATGAGCAAACCTGACCAGGAAAAGGTGCTCTGGCCATGGGTTGATTGGATGGTCCGTACCTGCCAGGACTACACCGGCTTGGGGATAGGCTGGGGTGATGATGCTCAAAAGAGGTACGGTGAGTATCGTTACGAAAACATATCCTTTAGTGGCCGAGTCAAGGAATCGCTGGCCTACCCGGTACGCGGCAAGATGGAAGATCGCAAGGTTCGCATTCCATTTTCATCCGAAGTCCGTGCAGATCTCCGCGCAGTCACTAAGGAGACCACCGCCGCCGGGAATATCAGGTTTACTGCAGAGCGATCAGAAAACGGCCATGCGGACCGGTTCTGGGCGCTGGCGCTGGCCATTCATGCAGCAGGCAATAGCGGCCCAACCACATACGCCTACCACGGTATCAAGAAAGCTGATTCCGGTCTCTCCAGGGACATTCGCACAACCCACGGCATCGGCCGTATAGAAGGATGCTACTAATGGCAAATATAACCCTTTATGACGCCTATGATAGGCCGGTACAGCGCCAACAGCTGGGCAAAGAACAGGCCGCTCCGGCGATGACCGGTATCCGGTCGCTCTGGAACCATAGCAGTGTTACCTCCGGTCTTACGCCGCAACGGCTGGCACGGCTGCTGCGCAATGCCGACGAAGGGGAAGCTGACGATTACCTTACCCTAGCCGAAGAAATGGAGGAGAAGGACCCGCATTACGCCTCGGTGCTCGGCACTCGCAAACGTGCCGTGGCCAGGCTGCCGATCGTGGTCGAGGCGGCGTCCGATGATGATCAGGATGTGAGAGATGCCGATGCTGTCCGCCTGCTGATGAAGCGGGCTGGTATAAAGGGGATGATCGAGGATCTGCTTGACGCCCTGGGTAAGGGGCATTCGGTAGTTGAGAACATCTGGAATACCTCGGAAACACCCTGGGTGCCTGGGCGTCTGGAATGGCGCGACCCCCGGTTTTTTCAATATGACCGGGTGACGTTACGGGAATTGCGGCTGAAGGATGATTCTGCGCCGATGGATGGCCTGCCGCTTACGCCGTTTGCTTTCATCGTCCACATACCGCGGCTCAAGAGCGGCATACCGATCCGCGGCGGTCTTGCCCGCCTGGCTGCCTGGACCTTCATGTTTAAGAACTACACAGTCAAGGACTGGGTGGCATTCTGCGAGGTGTACGGCATGCCGCTCCGGGTCGGAAAATACCGTCCTGGAGAAACAGAGGACAATATCTCCATCCTCCGCTCTGCAGTCGCCAACCTTGGCAGTGATGCCGCGGCGGTTTTCCCGGAGGGAATGCTGATAGAACTGATTGAGCGCACTGGCGGCACCGGCGGCGAGTCTCTTTTTGAGCGGGCGGCTGACTGGTTCGACAAGCAACTTTCTAAGGCGGTTCTGGGCCAGACCATGACAGCTGATGACGGCAGCAGTCAGAGCCAAGCCACGGTGCATAATGAGGTACGCGAGGATATCCGCGATGCTGATGCCGAGCAGCTCGCCGAGACGATAGAGCGGGATTTGATTAAGCCGTTTCTCGATCTCAACTTCGGTCCCCGGAAAAACTATCCGCATCTCTGTTTCCGTGAACCCGAGACCACTGATATCCCGGTCATGGCCAAAGCGCTGGCCCTGCTGGTCCCGCTGGGGTTGCGGGTTGAAGTGTCCGAGGTGCGGGACCGGCTCGGGTTCTCGGACCCAGCCAAGGATGCTGAGTGCCTGGCGCCGGCAAAGTCAACCGAGCCGGTAACGATCAAGGAGAATAAGCTGCCGCCGGAAACCGCGCTTAATGCCGAGCGGATTGCCGAAGCGCGGGACGCCTCTGATCAGTTGACCGATCTGCTGGCACAGCGGGCCATGGCACAAAACGATATCTGGATTGGCCTGCTGCAGGGGCTGGTAAACAGCTCGGCCGACCTGGAGGATTTACGCGATCGCATTATTGAGCTGTTCGGCCATATGCGCCCGGATGAATTCGGCGGCCTTATGGCCCAGGCCATGACCCTGGCTGAAGCTGCCGGCAGGGCTGATGTTATGGATGGTGATTAATGACCCCGGAAGAGCACAGTCGCACCTTTAACCTGCCGTTTAACGAGGCTGAAACGTTCTTTCAAGGTAAGTTGAATATCCCGACGGCAGTGTGGGATGATCTGCAGAAGGACCAGCATGCCAAAGGGTTCATGATTGCCGGGGCAAACAAGGCTGAGCTTTTGGCAGATTTCCGCGCTGCCGTACAGAAATCGATCAATGGCCAGATGACCCTGCCCGAATTCCAGAGCCGCTTTGATGAAATAGTGGCAAAGCACGGCTGGAGCTACAACGGCAGCCGCAACTGGCGCAGTGAGCTGATTTATAATATCAACGTCCGCACCGCCTACATGGCCGGCCGGTGGGAGCAGTTGACATCCCCAGGAACGCTTCTCCCCTTCCTGACTTATCGTCATGCCGATGGTGTGCGCCATCCCCGGCCAGTGCATGTTTCCTGGAATGGCCTGACCCTGCCGGCTAATCACCGGTTCTGGAAAACCAATTTCCCTCCCAACGGGTGGGGCTGTCATTGTACCGCGTTTGCCGCATCCCAGCGGGACCGGCAGGCGGCTATTGACGCAGGGCTTGGCGAGCCGCCAGCAGGATGGGATAAGGTTGATCCCAAGACCGGCGCACCGGTCGGCATCGACAAAGGGTGGGATTATAACGTCGGCATGGCTCGCGATCGCAGTTACCAGATCCTGGGAGAGAAGTTCGAGACCTTGCCCAACGATATAGCCCGCTCCTGGATGCGTGAGCACGTCAACGGTCCGGCGTTCGAGAGGTTTATTGAGGGGAAGATCGGCGGAGAATTCCCGGTAGCGGTATTGAACTTGACCGACATGGCAGCCCTGGATACTGAGGCTCAGTCGGTTTGGTTTTCACAGGACAGTCTGCTGAAAAACAGAGGGGAGTTGCCGACCAGGAGCGCCGGTCACCCTGAACTGACCTTGGCTGAATATCGACTGATTCCGGAGATCATTGACCAGGGCGAGGTTTACCGGAGAAACGATGAGAAGCTGATTTACCTGTTGCGGGGAGATACCGTCTATCGAGCGGTGCTGAAAAAAACCAAGGACGGCAGCGAGAACTATTTTCTGAGCCTGTTCGGTAGTTCCAATGAAACCAATGCCATAAAACAGGTGGCGGCCAAATACGAAAAGGTTCGTTAACCGGGCGGGGGCGGCGTCCCCGCAAGCGCTCATCATCGGGTTTCCCCGAAGGCGTCGGCAGCCTGTGGCCGAACCGGTGAAACGAACCTCAGTATCAGTATAGACCGATTGCGGAGCGAAGCAAATGGAAATATCCGTAAAGGTACATGACGAACAAGCAAAGCAGTTGCTGGCTGCGGTTTCCTCCCGCTACGGCAACCTGCGGCCTGCATTTGGGGCAATCGGCGAGATTATGACCCGCCGGGTCGATGACCGGTTCGAGGGTCAACGCGATCCGGACGGCAATCCCTGGCTGCCGACAAAAGTGCTTTCAAACTACCTCGGCTATGTCGGCACCCGTAAAGGGTACAAGCGCAAAGAGGCGTACACCCAGGCCGGGCGGTTTCGTGCCTCCTTTGCCCGGTACCTGGAAGGCAAGAAGATCCTGCAGCTGACCGGGGCCCTCCGCCGCGACATTCATTACCAGGCTGACGATACTCACGTCGAGTGGGGGACGTCTGGCCGGATCCCTTATGCCGGCATCCATCAGTTTGGCGGGATGGCTGGCCGTGGGCGAAAGGTAAAGATCCCGGCAAGGCCCTATTTAGGCCGTAATGTAGGGGATACCATGGAGATTGCCCCGGCTGATCGACAGGCCGCAATCGATATCTTATCCGATCACCTGACCTCTTCATAAACCTAAACGCGCAAATTTGCCCGTTAAGCGCTTTTCTCACCCCCACTGTAACCTACCCCTGCCACCTCGGGCCGTTCGGCCAACTGAATAAAATTTAAAGATGGTTTTAATGCGGTTTCATTTCAAAGGGCACTGTAAATTTTAGATGGTCTAAAAGACGTGCCACTTCTCCTGTTGTACGGTGCAGGCACCGGACAACAGGAGGAATGATGAAAGTATTAATTATTGATGGTGACCATGCCCTGGCGATTGCTCTTAATAGCGCTGTTGAGGAGAGCGGTATCGCGCTTTGTTTTGAGTTGGCTGCCGGAGCTGAACCTCCTGCGGAAATAATGCTGGTGCCTCCGGGTAGCATGGTCAAAGGCCGCGACGGCCGCGCCTGGAATAATCGCAATCCTGCTGCGCTGGTGGATTTTTATCGGCAACGCGGCTTGAAGGTACCGCTTGATATTGAGCATGCCACGGAATTGCGGGCACCAAAAGGCGAAAGCGCTCCGGCCATGGCATGGGTCACCAATATGAAAGACAAGCCTGATGGTTCAGTCTGGGGTGTACTGGATTGGACTCCCAAAGGCCGGGAAATGGTTTTGAATCGGGAGTACTCCTACTACTCGCCAGCCTATTTCTATAACCCTAAAACAATGGACCTGGCCGGTGTTAAATCCATCGGCCTCACTAACTCGCCGAACATCCCTGAACTCCCTGCACTAAATCACGAAGAAGAGAAAGGAGCATCACCAATGACCCTGGAAGAACTATTGCAGGCCCTCGGGCTTCCTGCCGGCACTACATTCGCGGCAGCGCTCAATCACATTGCCCAGATGAAAACCAGTCTGGCAACCGCCCTCAACCACGCCAACAACCCGCCGCTCGACAAGTTCGTGCCAAAAGCTGATTACGATTTGGCGCTCAACCGTGCGGTAACAGCTGAATCCACCCTTACCACCCTGAAAACCGAGCAGCTCGATGTCGCAATTAATACCGAGATTGATGCTGCGCTGAAGGCGGGTAAGATCACCCCGTCCACCAAGGATTACCACATTGCGAACTGCCGTCAGGAGGGTGGCCTGGAGCGATTCAAGGCATTTGTAGCCACAGCCCCGGCAGTTGTCCAGGACAGTACATTGGATGGCAAAAAAGTTCCGGAGTCGGGAGTTGCGCTGAATGCCGAGGAGCAGCAGATTGCCGATATGTTTGGCAACTCCCCTGAGGATCTTAAAAAATACGGTGGAGTGTAAGTAATTTTAACCCTGATTTAAGGAGGATTTACCATGGCTTTGACTGCCGATCGTAACACCCAGATGAAAGATGGCGAACTGATCGCCGTACCCATGGCTACTAACAAGAAGATATTCGCAGGCTCCATGGTGGCAGCCAACGCTACCGGCTTCGCCACCCCTGGCGCCACCGCCACCACGCTCACCTACCTGGGACGCGCCGAGGAGTTTAAAGACAACACCGGTGGCGCAGATGGAGCCAAGACCGTCCTGGTTCGCCGCAAACATGCCTTCAAATGGAAGAACTCAGCCGGCGACGCCGTCACTCAGGCCGAACTCGGCAAGACCTGCTACATCGTAGACGACGAAACCGTCTCCAAGACCAACGCAGGGGGCAATACACAATCGGCCGCCGGCAAGGTTGTCGGGGTCGATTCTGACGGCGTCTGGGTCGAATAACTAATCACCCTTAACTAATTAACGGAGGATCTCACATGAAACGCTTCGCATTATTTCTCTCCTGGGCGGTGCTGCTGGTCATCGCTGTCCTGCTGAATGGCCATACCGCCCATGCCGGCGACACCATGCCATTGATTGGTTTCGGCGGTCTGATCATCAATGCCGCCACACTGAATAACGTCTTCACCAACATTAAAACCACCTTCAACCGGGCATTCGACGCGGCCCAGTCACAATGGCGGCAGACCGCCATGGTAGTTCCATCTACCGGCAAACAGAATGATTACTCCTGGCTCTCCACATTCCCCCGTATGAGGAAGTGGGTAGGAGATAAGGTTGTCAAGGCCCTGTCGGCATTCAAGTACACCATAGTTAATGACGACTGGGAAGCAACTGTAGAAGTGGACCGTAACGACATCGAAGATGATAACCTCGGTATCTACGCCCCGCAGGCAGAATCGGCAGGATTCTCCGCCAAGCAGCTCCCTGATGAGATCATCGCGGATTTGAAGAACGCCTCCTTCACCAGCCTCTGTTATGACGGTCAGTACTTCCACGATACGGATCACCCGGTCGGCGACGGCGCTGGTGGCAACAATAGTATCAGCAACAAGGGTACCAAGGCGTTGTCTAATGCCACACTGGCAGCTGCACAGCTTTCCTATGGCGCAGCCCGTACCGCGATTATGAGTTTCAAGGATGATGAAGGCCGGCCGCTGGCTATTGTGCCGAATGTCCTGGAGGTACCGCCAGCCCTGGAGGCGATGGCCAACCTGCTCATAAACTCCGATAAGCTGAACGATAACTCTCCGAACCCATATAAGGGGACGGCAACGGTTATCGTCAACCCACGCCTCACCAGCACTACCGCCTGGTTCCTGCACTGCACGAATATGCCGGTCAAACCATTCATTCTCCAGGAGCGGAAAAAGCCGACCTTCGTCCAGCAAACCGGTATGGACTCCGACGAAGTCTTTATGCGCAAGAAGTTTAAGTTCGGCGCTGAGGCAAGATATGCCGGCGGTTATGGCCTCTGGCAGCTCTCCTATGGCAGCGACGGCACCACCTAAACAGTTGACGGGCGGTTTTAACCGCTCTGTCTCAATATCGGGAGGAATTACATGTTACTCATTACAGCAAAACAAGACGGCTTTCGGCGTTGTGGGTTGTCTCACCCGAAAGAGACCACGGAATACCCTGACAATAAGTTTACCCGGGAAGAACTTGCAATCCTGCAGTCGGAGCCGATGCTGGTCGTGACTGTGAGCCCGGATAATAATGAGCAATCAAAACCCGGTAAGCCGCTCGGAGCTGCCGACTTGATCGCCAAGATCACGGTTGCTGAAACGGAAGCCGATATTGAAGCAATACTGAACGGCGATCAGCGCGCGACGGTTGTAGCTGCGGCTGCCGCCCGTAAAGCTGAACTCGCCAAGGCGGCGGAGTAAGGTCATGCCCTACTGCACCCTTGCTGACATCGAGAAAAAGCGCATTCCGACGGATACGCTGATCCAGCTCACTGATGACGATAATGTCGGGATAATCGGTGAGCCGGTCGTGGCTGGCTGCATCGATGATGCGACAATACTGGTGAACGGGTACCTGCGCGGCAGGTACCCAATACCTCTTCCTGATCCGGCTCCGGGCCTGATCGTTACCATTACTGCCGATCTGGCGTCATACGGCATCTACGCAAGCAAGCCGCAGTTTGATGTTCCGGATACAATTAAAGCCCGCCGGGAAACAGCGATTGCTCTTTTGATCCGGATACAGGATGGCAAGATGCAAATTTATGATGAAACAAGCACTGGCGCTCCGGCAGTTAATCCATCACCGGCTTTCGTTAGTGGCCCAGACCGGCTGTTCAGTCGCGAAACGATGAAGGGACTCTGATGTTGACCGAAATCCAGAACGATATCCTGTCAGCCTTGGAAGCTATCGGCGCATTCAAACAATGCGGTGTCTGGCAGGGCGATCTGGATGAACTGCTGAAACTGCCGCAAAAAACACCGTCTGCTCATGTTGTGCTCGCAGCGGGCCAATTTGGCAAAGTGCAGACCGTCCCGCCCAAATCCTCTCTGGCAAACCTTGGGTGGGATGTGATTCTGATCTACCAATGTTTGAAGGACCGGAGTGTTTCGTCGGCCCAGGGATATGGCCTGATCGAATCCGTGGTGAAACCTGCAGTCAAAAAACCTGAGGATCCCATTGGTGGGCTCACCGGGCTGATAACCCAGGGCGGACTGCTCTGGCCGCAAACCCTGGAGCTGCTCGATACGGTTAAAGGTACCACTGCCTATGCTATCCGCTTCGAGATTCAACGAGACATTAAATAAGGAGGAACCATGTCATACAGTGCATTAACCCGTGAACTCTCTAAGGTTCGCGAAACAGTTTTCGGTACCACCCCGGCCGCCCCGACCATGCTTGAAGTTCGTGCCTTAAAGCAATACGACTTCGGTGTTGACCAGGGCGCTATGGAATCGGCCGAGAAGAAGGCCCACCGGATGCGGATGAAATCCCGCCTTGGTAACAAGAAAGGTCAATTCAGTATTCCGTTCCAGCTCTCCTATGGCGATTTCGACGATATGTTCGAGGAAGCGCTTGGCGGTACCTGGACGCCTATTGCGACATGCACCGCCATGATCGCCGCGGCAGCATCGCCGACCAATACATTCACTCGCGCTGCCGGCAGTTTTATTACTGATGGTTTTGCCGTAGGCCAACAGATAGTCACATCTGGGTTCACCGCTCCTGCAGATAATATCACAGCTATAGTCAGCGCGGTCACCGCGACCGTATTGACTGTATCTGCAGCCACAACCGGCATGGTGGTTGAAGCATCCGCCAGCCGCACCATATCTACAACCGCCCAAAGGTTGCGCGTCGGCAATATTTTTCGCTCCAGCACTTTCGAAGATCGCAACCCTGCAGCCAATCTTTACGAGCAGTTTAATGGCGCTGTTATCTCCGGTTTCGACTTGACGATCGAGCCGGAGAAAATCATCACTGGAACATTCAAGGGATTGGTTCGTGACTGTGTGATTGCCGGGGTTGGTAATGCCGCTATTGCTGTTGACTCCGCTGCCAAAACATTCACCTGTGCTGCAGGTGGATTTCTGGCCACCGGTGCATCGTTCAGGGTTGGCGACAATATTATTACAACCGGATTCACGAACCCTGGCAATAACGGCACATTTGTCATTTCCGCAGTAACCGACACTGTTATTACCTGCTCCGCCGCTGCTGGTCTGGTGACTGAGGTTGCCGGTACCGGCAAAAATGTCTACCTCGGAACACTGGGTACACCGACTGCTGCCTCAACCAATGACCCTTATGATTCATTCCTGGGAGACATTGCCGAGGGGACAGTTGACCAGGCCGAGGCAACCGGTATCAAGATTAATTTTGAGAACTCCATGAAACCGACCTATGCGATTTTGACGCCTGGTGCTGCAGCTGCTGCATCGATCAAGCCGGACCAGGACATAAAAGCCGGTGGTGAGATCTCGATATTTTTCGCCAACCAGGAGTTTAAGAAAAAGTATCTGGGTGGCACTGAATCGACCGTGAATGTCCTGGTGGGTTCCGGACTCCCCGGCGGCA is a window encoding:
- a CDS encoding VpaChn25_0724 family phage protein — translated: MSFSDIISEHIRITILRALNEIGGYSCNESILHSIVARFKIIVTRDQIRIQLAWLQEQGLVTLETVAEFYVATITPRGIDVAEGNAIVPGIKRPHPKG
- a CDS encoding DUF3486 family protein, whose amino-acid sequence is MPQVSSIDRLPPDIKTQLQQLLQDPRVTQLGATAKINEILAADGHPERVSKSAVNRYSMQMAEVGEELRQSREIANMWIGKLGTAPEGNVGMLAIEIIKTMSFELAMVLKRGDMDSESAPGTIKMIKELALTCMRLEKSANDNMKREKEIRTQFAEEAAKTASETARAAGVSPDTVDRIWKEVLRMA
- a CDS encoding DUF935 domain-containing protein; translation: MANITLYDAYDRPVQRQQLGKEQAAPAMTGIRSLWNHSSVTSGLTPQRLARLLRNADEGEADDYLTLAEEMEEKDPHYASVLGTRKRAVARLPIVVEAASDDDQDVRDADAVRLLMKRAGIKGMIEDLLDALGKGHSVVENIWNTSETPWVPGRLEWRDPRFFQYDRVTLRELRLKDDSAPMDGLPLTPFAFIVHIPRLKSGIPIRGGLARLAAWTFMFKNYTVKDWVAFCEVYGMPLRVGKYRPGETEDNISILRSAVANLGSDAAAVFPEGMLIELIERTGGTGGESLFERAADWFDKQLSKAVLGQTMTADDGSSQSQATVHNEVREDIRDADAEQLAETIERDLIKPFLDLNFGPRKNYPHLCFREPETTDIPVMAKALALLVPLGLRVEVSEVRDRLGFSDPAKDAECLAPAKSTEPVTIKENKLPPETALNAERIAEARDASDQLTDLLAQRAMAQNDIWIGLLQGLVNSSADLEDLRDRIIELFGHMRPDEFGGLMAQAMTLAEAAGRADVMDGD
- a CDS encoding phage head morphogenesis protein is translated as MTPEEHSRTFNLPFNEAETFFQGKLNIPTAVWDDLQKDQHAKGFMIAGANKAELLADFRAAVQKSINGQMTLPEFQSRFDEIVAKHGWSYNGSRNWRSELIYNINVRTAYMAGRWEQLTSPGTLLPFLTYRHADGVRHPRPVHVSWNGLTLPANHRFWKTNFPPNGWGCHCTAFAASQRDRQAAIDAGLGEPPAGWDKVDPKTGAPVGIDKGWDYNVGMARDRSYQILGEKFETLPNDIARSWMREHVNGPAFERFIEGKIGGEFPVAVLNLTDMAALDTEAQSVWFSQDSLLKNRGELPTRSAGHPELTLAEYRLIPEIIDQGEVYRRNDEKLIYLLRGDTVYRAVLKKTKDGSENYFLSLFGSSNETNAIKQVAAKYEKVR
- a CDS encoding phage virion morphogenesis protein yields the protein MEISVKVHDEQAKQLLAAVSSRYGNLRPAFGAIGEIMTRRVDDRFEGQRDPDGNPWLPTKVLSNYLGYVGTRKGYKRKEAYTQAGRFRASFARYLEGKKILQLTGALRRDIHYQADDTHVEWGTSGRIPYAGIHQFGGMAGRGRKVKIPARPYLGRNVGDTMEIAPADRQAAIDILSDHLTSS
- a CDS encoding phage protease, whose product is MKVLIIDGDHALAIALNSAVEESGIALCFELAAGAEPPAEIMLVPPGSMVKGRDGRAWNNRNPAALVDFYRQRGLKVPLDIEHATELRAPKGESAPAMAWVTNMKDKPDGSVWGVLDWTPKGREMVLNREYSYYSPAYFYNPKTMDLAGVKSIGLTNSPNIPELPALNHEEEKGASPMTLEELLQALGLPAGTTFAAALNHIAQMKTSLATALNHANNPPLDKFVPKADYDLALNRAVTAESTLTTLKTEQLDVAINTEIDAALKAGKITPSTKDYHIANCRQEGGLERFKAFVATAPAVVQDSTLDGKKVPESGVALNAEEQQIADMFGNSPEDLKKYGGV
- a CDS encoding Mu-like prophage major head subunit gpT family protein, whose product is MKRFALFLSWAVLLVIAVLLNGHTAHAGDTMPLIGFGGLIINAATLNNVFTNIKTTFNRAFDAAQSQWRQTAMVVPSTGKQNDYSWLSTFPRMRKWVGDKVVKALSAFKYTIVNDDWEATVEVDRNDIEDDNLGIYAPQAESAGFSAKQLPDEIIADLKNASFTSLCYDGQYFHDTDHPVGDGAGGNNSISNKGTKALSNATLAAAQLSYGAARTAIMSFKDDEGRPLAIVPNVLEVPPALEAMANLLINSDKLNDNSPNPYKGTATVIVNPRLTSTTAWFLHCTNMPVKPFILQERKKPTFVQQTGMDSDEVFMRKKFKFGAEARYAGGYGLWQLSYGSDGTT
- a CDS encoding HI1506-related protein; this encodes MLLITAKQDGFRRCGLSHPKETTEYPDNKFTREELAILQSEPMLVVTVSPDNNEQSKPGKPLGAADLIAKITVAETEADIEAILNGDQRATVVAAAAARKAELAKAAE
- a CDS encoding gp436 family protein — translated: MPYCTLADIEKKRIPTDTLIQLTDDDNVGIIGEPVVAGCIDDATILVNGYLRGRYPIPLPDPAPGLIVTITADLASYGIYASKPQFDVPDTIKARRETAIALLIRIQDGKMQIYDETSTGAPAVNPSPAFVSGPDRLFSRETMKGL
- a CDS encoding phage tail tube protein → MSYSALTRELSKVRETVFGTTPAAPTMLEVRALKQYDFGVDQGAMESAEKKAHRMRMKSRLGNKKGQFSIPFQLSYGDFDDMFEEALGGTWTPIATCTAMIAAAASPTNTFTRAAGSFITDGFAVGQQIVTSGFTAPADNITAIVSAVTATVLTVSAATTGMVVEASASRTISTTAQRLRVGNIFRSSTFEDRNPAANLYEQFNGAVISGFDLTIEPEKIITGTFKGLVRDCVIAGVGNAAIAVDSAAKTFTCAAGGFLATGASFRVGDNIITTGFTNPGNNGTFVISAVTDTVITCSAAAGLVTEVAGTGKNVYLGTLGTPTAASTNDPYDSFLGDIAEGTVDQAEATGIKINFENSMKPTYAILTPGAAAAASIKPDQDIKAGGEISIFFANQEFKKKYLGGTESTVNVLVGSGLPGGKSMRFIMSAIQYTGNKRTTDSTIVESAPFDANYHAATATCIEIQRIP